The window TACGTAGCAATAGATAACCGGTAAATCCGTATTACTCTCCTGCCTGCTCCACTTCTCATTCCTCAGGGCTCAGCTTCAATGTCAGGTTCCTGATCGCTCTAGCTAGGGAGCCCGTATTGTCTAACTGCCTGGACTTTTCTTTCAtacttttctcattttgtaaGCATTTACTGATTTCTTTCCCTAGTTTTAAAAAACTCAAGTCTTGACCTATTAATGGGTCATAaagtcaatttttaaagaaataaaattgaatataaaATATCAGATAAGTAAGTAGTAAAGGATAAGCATCGTATTGTGAAACTTGTTAGGTATAGGCAACATATGTGTGTGCTGGTGCACagtacaaaatacattttttactccagtttttaaaaagtttgaaaccACTACTATAAACTGTCAGTTCTTAAGCTCAGTGAGCATGTCGCTTTCACTCACCATGAACATCCAACAACTAGCAAAGTACCtgagtagacactcaataaacatgTAGGAACTACTGTAGAAATAAGAGGAGTATGTGAGTGAACTGTAGAGACAGGAAATGGTTGGCAGTGGTGGTACCCTTTGAAGAAGTTTGGCAATGAAGTGATGGAGATAAACAGAGTAGGAGATAAACAGAGTAAAGCCTTGAGCAGGAGTCTTCGGGAAAGGGGAGACATGAGCATGTCTATTCACTAAGGCTAAAGATCCAGTAAAAGTCGAGAGAGTTAGGCAAGATAAAGGAGATAAATAACTGACAGTACATACAAAGCACAAACAAGCTGGAGAGGAAAAAGCCACAAGCCAATTCTCAAGCCAATTCTTTGAGAttgaatgaaatgagaaaagtTGAAGTAGAGAACATGGGGGCGCTGAAGGAGCTCATTTCTGAAAGCCTCCACTCTCTCAAGTTATAAATCAAGGTTTGCGACCAGATCAAGAGTAATGGAATTCTGAGCTTAGGAAGAGTGGGAACATTTATGAATAAGGCCTCTGAAGAATGAGGGGGAGTCAACGGGTGAGTCGAATCTGGCACCAACAGAACAAAGAAATACAAGTTGAAAACTATAGATGATGTGAATTTTCTTCTAGCATTGCCTGCCATCTGGGTATAGGAGTGGAAATCaattgttggaaaaaaaaaaagggtggctATGATAGGTcaagagaaacaaatgagaatgctGGTAAGAAGTGGAGTTGAAGCAAGAGACTGAGGAAAAGTTATTGGCTTAGAAAAGTGCAATAAGCTTGATTTAATGGGAGAGGATGGAAGGATAAGGAAACAATGAAATGGGAGAATTTTAGAGTTTAAGGTATCAGGTGGCAAGAAGCTGGGGTTATATTCCCTAGTGGTAAGAAAGAGAACTAACTCTGAGGTCAGAGTGTCCCATATGGTATACAACCCCAAGATGGTAACAGAGAAAGGAGGTGAAATACAGATGCAGCCAGGTATTAAAATCaataaagacagagagagagtatCTTAGAGGTCAATGGAAAATATGGACTAGGATAGGTGATAGACAATTTCAAATAGGGAGAAGTTACTGAAGGAGActagatcttttttattttaagagacaTACAATGTACTGTAGACATTTTAAATTCTCTCATTGAAACTGTCAATATTAAGAAATTTACTTGGAATCACATTATTCCCTTAATTTTTTCACAGAGCATATTCCATTTACTGTGTAGTTCATCATCTTCTGGACATGTTCTATGTAATATACTTGTAAGCACAGTCGTTTCAATTGGGCAAAATTTACTACCAATAAAACCTGAATTTAACTTGTCACGTATTTCCAGCGGCAACCAATGGTCAGGTGCTTCAATATTACAGATTTCAATTCTTCCGTTCTTTATGTCTAGGAATACTTTAATTTCCAAGTGTGAATGTTCATATAACACAGTGAAGGAAGTGTTTACACTGAACTTTGGAGTTTTGCCATATATCCACTCCCAGGCCTGTAGTTCTTTGGCTATGCTGTTTATTCCAGGAAACAGCGTCTCGTCTGTTGGGTTTATTAGGTGAATGTGATTATCGATTTGATGAGATGCAGCATACTCTGTGGCAATAGCATTTATCACTACTTCACAGGTCAGAGTGGGATCTTTTTCCATAGGATTTTTTACTAAGGCAGGTGTGCTCGCAGTGGCAGTGCTCCTGATCCCTTGGTAAGGGCTCTTCAGCAAAGATGACAAGAAGGTCCCATTGGTACTGCATAGCAAAGTGCAGTGGTGATAAGCAGCGGTCTGGCCAATCTTGGAAGCTGTTCCTGAGATTTTAAACTGTCCATCAAGGAAAAGGTCAAACCTTTTGGTAGCCTGCACATCCAGCTGCGGCTGGACAGCCTTCAGAGCTTTAACAACTAATTTTAGATTTTCCATCCTATTGTACTTTTTTTTGGTTGTAAAAAAAGTCAAGTTGATGTTACCCATATCATGGTAGACTGTTcctcctccacttctcctccgAGCTAGTTTTACACCTTCTTCTCTCATCA is drawn from Mesoplodon densirostris isolate mMesDen1 chromosome 14, mMesDen1 primary haplotype, whole genome shotgun sequence and contains these coding sequences:
- the LOC132502203 gene encoding lipoyltransferase 1, mitochondrial-like isoform X2; the protein is MLIPFSMKNCFQLLCNLKVPAAGFKDTVKSGLILQSVSNDVYQNLAVEDWIHDHMNLEAKPVLFFWRNSPSVVIGRHQNPWQECNLNLMREEGVKLARRRSGGGTVYHDMGNINLTFFTTKKKYNRMENLKLVVKALKAVQPQLDVQATKRFDLFLDGQFKISGTASKIGQTAAYHHCTLLCSTNGTFLSSLLKSPYQGIRSTATASTPALVKNPMEKDPTLTCEVVINAIATEYAASHQIDNHIHLINPTDETLFPGINSIAKELQAWEWIYGKTPKFSVNTSFTVLYEHSHLEIKVFLDIKNGRIEICNIEAPDHWLPLEIRDKLNSGFIGSKFCPIETTVLTSILHRTCPEDDELHSKWNMLCEKIKGIM
- the LOC132502203 gene encoding lipoyltransferase 1, mitochondrial-like isoform X1; translation: MAEEIQSMLIPFSMKNCFQLLCNLKVPAAGFKDTVKSGLILQSVSNDVYQNLAVEDWIHDHMNLEAKPVLFFWRNSPSVVIGRHQNPWQECNLNLMREEGVKLARRRSGGGTVYHDMGNINLTFFTTKKKYNRMENLKLVVKALKAVQPQLDVQATKRFDLFLDGQFKISGTASKIGQTAAYHHCTLLCSTNGTFLSSLLKSPYQGIRSTATASTPALVKNPMEKDPTLTCEVVINAIATEYAASHQIDNHIHLINPTDETLFPGINSIAKELQAWEWIYGKTPKFSVNTSFTVLYEHSHLEIKVFLDIKNGRIEICNIEAPDHWLPLEIRDKLNSGFIGSKFCPIETTVLTSILHRTCPEDDELHSKWNMLCEKIKGIM